Sequence from the Nymphaea colorata isolate Beijing-Zhang1983 chromosome 9, ASM883128v2, whole genome shotgun sequence genome:
CTGGCAAGGGCACAAGCTACAAAAGTCATTTTTGTGGTTGTGTATGCCATCATCAATTTGTTACTGAAGATTATCCtgtatgagaaaaaataaatatcaaatcaacAGACATATTTTCGGTCCTACCATGATTTTCCGACATATTAGATGGTCAATTTTTAGTAGTACGGTAGGTCTATGCttccagttttctttttcttatgttaAGCAGTATGATCCGCATATATGAATTTAGCTTCTTTGTCCGTTTACTCAACAATAAACTGGCTGAAGAATGATCAAGCATTTGAACTCATATGAATATACTGGAGAGATGTCCCTGATAATTTgaacacacatgcacacacacacacacacgtatgtATATAACCACATTTTTTGCGCAGAGACTGGCAAGGCATATTGGTGCACATACGAAAAAACAGACGTTTATTTTATATTGCACTAAATGCTTTTATATATGAAGTTGTGTAAGTATATGAAAATTATGCAAAgaattcccaaaaaaaaaaaaaaaaaaaagacaagtgGAGGAAGTTTCTGCCCGCCGGTTTGCACCAAAGTATGGCAGCCACAGACACATCACTCCGATCAGTGGCGAGGCGAGTAGTCCTTTTTATTATATAAAGCCATTAACAATGTccacaaatttgaaaagttcATCAGATTGATCATAGCCAGAGAAGCAGTGGGTAGCACAGTAAAGGACAGATCTGAGCAAATGGGGAAGGAGGGTGACACATCTGCTTACGTCGGCACAGAACTTCCAGGCAACCCTCATGCTTCTCTTTGGCATAACAATTTTGGCAACATCGAAGGTGGACAAATCTCACCATCCTTTCCCCAACAAACTCGTTCATCCTTCTCTACTGTGACCTTGGCTCACCAGACTGCCAACTGCTAAAGCATGACGGATCGGATGTATCCGGCTCTTCCACTTGACTGAGCGCCAATCAAACAACTTGAGTGATACAGATCCGTGGTGCTCTTTATCTTTAGCCCTTCTCGTTTGAAAGTAAGCACAATGGTTATTCTGCAGTAGTCCAGGATCATCCAGTTTATTTCACAACTTCTCTAATAAAAATTACACTTGCTGGTAAAAGCTATCAAGTCGGCACTTAAAATAAACTTCTGTTaacataagaaacaaaaaaaggttagCTAGAAGAACGGCaatataatttaataataaaaggTAGCGTTGAAAAAAGATTGCAACTGGCGTTCATTTTTCAGGTTATAGGAATTTCCCTTCAAGTccttatttgaaaattttcaaattggcCTCTGTTTTGAAAACTGTAGACAAAAGGCAATCCccaaataaaagatttttgcAAAGAGATTATGGGCTTCGACCAATCGCATAGAGATTTTCACATTAAAAGCGGGAAAAAGAGAAACGCTTGTAAAATATTAGAATTTCATATCAAGTTGGCATTTCGAAAGGAAGAGGTTTCATCCCCCAGGAAGGCAATTCTCTAGGAGTACATCCAATGGTCCATATCCAGAAATTTCACAAGTAGTTCATATTCGACGTTGCTTTTTCCTGTTTCAAATGCCAGTAGGGGATGATGCTCCCACTAGTCATGGATAATGCATCATTTCAGCTGGGCGTACAGCAGTGAACCGCGTGAGAAAAAGAATCACCCCAGAGTTCGGCCACCGGAAAACAAGTCCATTCAACCAAGAAAGATCCATGCAGGCGTCAAAACATATATCACAATGCATAAAAAGTTGATGATCATGTGTTTCATCACATTCATATGCAAACATTTACTGGTAAATGTCATAATATTAGAAGCATGTTTGAACTTTCTTGGAGTTCCAAACAGTTGCTTTTAGCTGTAAAAGTAAAACTGATAAAGTGTTTCATTATCTCCGAACAGTCTTATTCAATAACAGAGGGAGGAGTCTAATCTTAAATTAAACCAGATCAAGGATAATCAAATGGCcatgaagagaaataagcaaatgCAAAACAATCCATGATACCACAAGTAATTACCAGAGCTCAAGTTACAGGCAGCAGCAGGAGAACAATTTAGTAACTTGGAAAATAGGGTGATTGGTTGCATAATAACAGCAGAGGGAACAGCACAGACCATGTAATTCTTATGGCTACGTGAAGCACCCCTTGACATTCCAGAGAATTCAAGGCAAACCAGTTTATACATACGCAGCGAATTCCTCAAACCACAGCCTCCAGATGATGGAGGCAAGAAAGGTCTTCACAAGGAGGTTTTGGTATCATCAATTACATCTCAAATTACAAACTAAGGATAGTAGGCAAAGGAAGAACCCGTCCAAGCAAATCAGGACTTCCGAATTCTCACCATTGTCCCAGTGTGTCCCAGAGTTAACCCTGCACAGGCTCTCACCCTCTACAGATAGCAATCGAGTCACGATTTCTCTTCAACCGAAAAAATTATTCTTCATTGTTTACGCTTCTCTTTCTTCCCAACTTCTACCTTCATTTTACTCTCAGCTCTATCATCATCGCTTTCgtcatcgtcatcgtcatcgTCACCATCGCTACCCTCATCCTCTTCATCACTTCGAGAAGAATCAAGACGAGCTGCGTCCTTTGCCCACTCCAACAACTTCTGCACCTCGCTGTCGAAGTCCTCGTCTTCGCCACAACCATTGCCAGCAGCCACCGATAACGAATCCATGGGCTGCTTCATTGCCACATCTGCTTCCCCTTTCATCGGACCCTTTAGAGCTAAGAACCTGGCAGATAGCTCCGCACCGAAGACGTCGCCCGACTTCCCGTCCCCAATTTGACCACGCTTTTCCTCCGATTCATTACACGCTGCGGAGGGATTAGGTTTTTGCGCGGACGGGACTTTTAGTGCCGCAAATCTTCGATCGAGATCGGCGTCCAGACCAGAAGAGGAAGAATGGAGACGATGGGAATTGACGTTCAGGCGAAGGAAGACGTCATCCTGAGCGACGCGGAGGAGTTCCTCCACCTCATCGACGTGGCTCCCGTTCATCGGCTCTGCCCATTCAGGGATAGGCGCAGAATCAGCACCGCCGGTggctttctttccctttcccctTCTCATTCCCTTCCCCGTTCGAGGGCTCGCGGCTTGCCACAGCAAGGATCAGGTGTGAATTGTGGAAACCACGACGGTCGGAATCGAGTTGGTTAAAGTCAAGGGCATGTTAAGCCAATCCAATTCTCAAACGAATCTGCAGAGACAATGGCATGTTCATGACCGCGACACGAACAGGATTCACAGACTTTCATTCAGGCCAGGCCATTACAAGCCTAGCGGAGCCAACGATGGCTTTCCATGTTTGCTTGGGCGCCTAACTTTTCTTTCAATCCTCATTTATTCAACCCAAGTCATTTTTTAGCCCAAGAAAcgttcaacttttttttgtgcAGCAAAAGACATAAACCCGTAGCTGCATTCCTAAGGGCCATCGCCACTCTCACTACACCATCCGCTCTTCCTGGATTGAAAAAAGAATCCGAAGTCCAATTTTTCACCAAATCCAACTAACGAGAAGGATTTCTTGCATTTGTTGTCGCCTATTATTCAACagcttatttcttttttcaactgGATAGCTGCAACGTTCTATCCAACGGAAGTCCATATatcattttatagtttttttttttaatatctaaaaGGATATAACTTAATACATGCATACGCTAAAAGGGAAAGCCCTTTTGACTTTCCCAAGGAGGCTGGTGCAATGTGTTGAGCTGAGGATGTCAGAGTTCTACCAATTcggatttaagtaaatattcgATCGGATATTTAACCATCttatccgatcggatacggattcagattcagttttaagtaaatatttgatcggatACTTAAccatcttaacaagtatatGCGAATCCAAATTACAGCTTGATATCCGAATGTGAACTGTGAGTTGCTGAGTTGATATCCGAATTCGAATTAcagttgatatctgaatccgaacctgTATACACCAAACACCAACTTAAAGTTatgatataaaaataatataaactgTATATGAAGGTATAATTAAAGCACCAACTAAACAttatatcttaaataatgtatttatttaattaaaaaaaataataataatcttctataagaaaatttcaataaaattagtatttttaagaatatgaaaatgaatcacaaatagatatatttaatatgaaaaaagtcttgaactcataaaaaagttttaatttatgaaattaaaaattatttattcaatcaatcaagtaaatcattttgtataatcatataatatgttcAAAAGTCTTAGATATttcatatataacacataattcaccaatttaaaaacaaaaacattaacTATTAAGAAAACAACacattgtttgatttaataaactatcttacatatcattggagtaattataaaattttatgtaaagaaTAATTATTGTAATAAAGGTTAGAtgatttataaattattttatattattaaacaCTCTTTTTATGTGtgtaacacaaattattttaattaactcaataaaatgagaaaaaattattaaataatatttttttaatgataaataatatgggtcatcatcatgaaataatagtttactcattttaaaatatattattagtTATAAATAAACTAATTAATGTTCAATGTTCACAATTTTAATAACGAAAGCatgaaagcttcttcaccaTGTATTTTAGCAGGaaatcttaaataatatatttatttaattaaaaataataaagaaaacttcaatcaaaaaattcaaaaaaaagagaattttcaaaaatatgaaaaagatacTTTTTAAAGCTATAAATTTTAATAGACTGCTATGTCAAATTAGTTTCAAGcataattatattatatatttaaaaaagtaaaGGTGTCAAGAAAAACTATTGGCATGTATGTcacgtatgaaaaaaaaaattgatagcaaaaaatatactttttttaaagctaacttaaaataaaatatgttttataataaataaaaaatcttaaacgcattatgatattcattttagttGAAAGCTTGTTCACTGTGCATaatctcaaataaatatatttaatataaaaaactgCTAAACTCATAATGATAATGATATCTGATATATCATTGAACACCCTTTTTACGGATGTAaagcaaaatattttaattaactcaatgacATGagtaaaaatcattaaataagatctttttttaatgagaaataatatgggTCACCTAATTTAATAATTTGCAATAAGTAATCATCATCAAATAATAGCTTTTTTATATACGATATACTTACTAGTTGTTTTGTTGCCAGAgtcaaactataattttaaaattttaagtgaagccaaaacataatttttaaaattttttttagcagTGAGTCACCCTAACtgttttattttaatgtctCATCCGCGTCGCATCAAGTCAGGTGCGCACCagacatgggtgcggctccgactcacacccgagtccagttagaatgtcatattattaaattacttaCATTATATGtgttgttttgaaatttttctatgaaatacaattattcaaatatgttatatacattaataactaaattgtaataataatatatacatgcctaaaaatactaataataataaaataatatttacaaTTTTCAACTAGCTTTAggttggacgaaattaaaaaaCCATAGTTTTTCCTTTAAGTTCAATTTAAGTTGACctaatttaaaatgaaaattaagctTCCCGCCCATTTTGTTTGCTTGTAAAAGCAATAGTTTCTATAGGCTGTTAAATGAACGTTATTGAAGATGATTggtgttgtttcttttttcctacggcccaacaaaaaaacaaaaaaaagaaacaaaaaaaaaagaagaagaactgcTTGACGTTCTTCCTTCCCTGCACCGAAGATTCCAAGAATAACCCTTGCcattcttcctctcttttcttctccctctctctctctcacacaagATTCGAAGATTTCGTCCTGAAAGCACTCACCCTCATCGTCGCCAACTCACTAAGGTAATGTTGTCCAGGCCTGTGGTTTTGATGTATTGCTTGCCGTCTGAGGGAACGACATCTACACTCAGCGCAAGTGGGATTCTCATGGTTCGTCTGGCCCCCATCCTATCGGACTCATTTTCCTCGaattctttttcccttctcttttgtgattttaattacaGACTCACGTTTTCCCAAGTGTGGGATTTAGCGAATGGTCCCCATCCCACTTGAATGTATTTTATCGTTTTCTCTTTCCCTAAACAACGAAAGGGGTTGGAGAGTTCTCAACTTTGTTATGGTTGAAACACCTCATACAGGAGAAAAACTTGCATCAGTCATCAAAGATTGTTTATTAAAATGGAACATTGATCgcaagttattttcaattacattagATAATTATTCGACAAATGATATCATGGTTACAAAATTGATAGAATGACTTCTTGAAAAGGATGCACTTGTTtgtaatggaaaattttttcagGTTAAATGTGCTgctcatatttttaatttggttgtaCAAGATGATGTCAAATAAAAAAGTGATGTGATTGACAAAATTAGagaaagcataaaatatattaaggtatctccagcttgatgttaaattTTTGATCGAGCAGTGCGTCATGTCAAAGTTACTTGTGAGAAAAAGTTGTGTCTTGATGTTCCAGCTAGATGGAACTCAACATTTCTTATGCATGATATAGCTTTACAATATAAAGAAGCTTTTGGTCGTTTTGAAGAACTTCATTTCAGACCGACCAAGGATGAGTAGAAGAAGACTACTATTATTCATAACAGTTTAAAAGTATTTTATGATGCTACTAATGTCATTTTTGCAGTCAAATGTCCAACTTCCAATATCTTCTTTAAAGAGTTTTGTGAgataaaattggaaattgaaaaaatgtgttcaagttCACATATTTGTCTTTCAAATATAGCAATGaggatgaaaacaaagtttgacaagTATTGAGATATATGCAATTTAATTTTAACAGTTGCAATGGTATTTGATCCTCattataagatgaaaataatTGAGTTTTATTATAGGTAATTTTATAAAGATGAAGCATATGAACTTGTCTCTGCAATTAAGAATTATTTTAGTGATCGttatgatgaatataaagcTACTTATGCATTGAAAACGCTCTCTGTtggtaagcctgggcaccgggccgggccgccgccgggtacctGGTACCCAGCCCACCacgggcccaggcccgggccTTGACAAAAAGGTTTTTGGGCCAAATTCAtcgggctcggcccggcccgggcctGCCACTGTGATCGGTGCCGGCCCGGGCCTGCCACTGTGATCGGTGCCGGCCCGATAAGCCCaacatgggttttttttttctttaaaaaaaatgaacttagaGAATTAGGAACTTAGGGTTATGGgttaggttttcttttcctcttttcgtTTCATTAAGAAATTTCATCGCCGCGAGCTCGAGACTGCCTCCTCCAGTCCTCCAGTCTTCCTCATCGGTCGTCGCCCCTTGGCTGCCTCCTCCGGTCCTCCCGTTGGTCGCCGCCATCGCACAGCTGCTCTACTTGCTTCATCGTCGGTTGCATCGAGTGCTTCTCCTCCAGAGGACTACTTTCTACTGGTTggtgttgttcttgtttttgttattttattaagtGCACATGGTTTACGTTCGTGCTCATTTTTTGAGTGAGCTAGAGGCTAGCAAGTAGCAACCCGCCTCAAAGCCCATCCCAGcccgcccggcccgttaataatcgggccgggccgggcctcgggcataaaccgaagcccgaggcccgatattacatgggcccggcccggcccgtttagaaACGGGTCGGGCCTCGGGCCAGCCCGTTTTGAATGCCgggctttgattttttcatttttaacgagtcgggtcgggccggcccggcccgatgcctagcCTAATCTGTTGGTAGAGGTTACATTGTTGATGTTCAGAATGATAATGATGCATCTAGTTTTACTTTTGATTGAAGTTTCTTTTAATAAGAAACCTAAAACAAGTGCACTAGATGactttcttgaagaatcatCACAAAGCCAACGcacaaaatcaaatttagaGATATATTTGGAAGAGTCCATTTACCCAAAAAAtaatccaattgacattttgatTTGGTGGAAAGTCAATGCACCTAAATACTCTTTGTTATCTAGAatggtatgtgatattttggcTATTCCTATATCAACTGTTGCATCAAATTCAACATTTAGTACATGTGGACGTATTCTTGATTTATACAGAAGTAAATTAGGTTGCAAGACCGTGGAGACTTTGATTTATGCACAAGATTGGTTGCGAGATAAGGCTGAAGGTAATTTActtattattaatgtttttaaacatatttttgtgttgcttattttatttttttgttagatgATTCCGATTTGCCTACACTTTTACTTGAAGAGGAAGCACCATTTGCATCTGCATACATTGAAACTGGATCATAAATTAGaggtatatattcttttgtatttaTCTGTTTTCATTGCATCGATTAAAACGTACAATTATGTGTTATGTATGTTtaagatgtttatttaattaaagTTTTCATTTGCATAATGCAGGTTAATTTGATATCATTATCCTCAGGACCTTAATATATTATCAACATGGTTGAAGTATATATCCAAAAAGAAATGTCATATATATTGAAggcattgaaagaaaaattagaaaaattttgCAAGCTTGGACtatatgattattttttttttattattattgaaaGTGTGAAAGATGACTCGTCTAGCCTCTTGTTGCATCAATGAACAACAACCAAGtacaatttttagaaatttatatttttcatttgacAGTCCAATTTGAACTAGTGTGATGTTAATTGACTTTCATAGTTCATTTAGTGTGATGttaatttcagatttggatcagatttataTATGACTTAAAAGTCagaaattggattcagatacaacttaaaaattgaattcagattagattcagatcggattcggatataacttaaaagttaaaattcaGATCGAATTATGGTATaacttaaaaatcagattcgaatattaatattcaaattcagatcggattcaagtataactaaaatttggatttggatcggattcagatataacttaaaaatgatatttggatcagattcaggtataacttaaaaatcggattcggataggTTTCGGAtattaaaattcggattcggatcggattcaagtataactaaaaatcggattcggatatggtataaaaaaaatttcatccgaattcgaattctaatccgaatccgaatatatgaatatccgaaaaatcggatatgataAAAGGTATATCCGATCTGagtccgatccgttgacatccctaggtaCGGGCCATGGGAGTGAGAATACTGGCCACAAGGTTTTATACAGCCAAGCATACAACTAAGTCACATGTTCGATGTGGTTTCCTtgtgttaaaaatgaaaacatgtgAAGCTCATAAGTTCTTCATCCCTATAAAATAAAAGGGGCTAACGTATTTAACTAGAAAGTTCAACTGGTTCTCATTTCATAGTTAGTGCATGATCATCAGTACACTGACGATCATGCCATGGAAATACATGCAGCCCTCGCGTATTGTATGGACACCAAGTGACCTGATCTCAGTTGGCTTCCATTGTCAGCTCCCACCAAGAAGACACTCTACAACTTTCAGTAGGTTTTGGTCAGGAAACACTAGCTATTTTCAGCAAATCTGCCCAAGTCCTGCAGTTGAATAAAAATGAACATATCATGTAAATAATTAAGGCACAAGATTGCAATAATCTACAGGAAGCTACTTCAGGAAGAGAGCAAGAAGTTTCAGTAAGACCACCAATCCAGGTACAACGATTGGCTTGTATTTAGACCAAAACAAAGAACTGACAGCCAATCAACAGAAAACAAATACTGACCAGCTCGGTAAAATCAAGAATTCTCCTTAAACTTTCAACATCGTCCACCTTTTGGACAACTTCCTGCCACCATGCACTGTCCCTTTTGATACTGTCAGTGTTTGGAATGGATGAAAATGGCTTTTCATCTGTTTCACTGAGTTGtaaattgaaattgttatttGCTGTTTCTTCCTTTATATTGCCTTGAATCGTGTTGAAACTATTGAGGCTACGGGGGATCACATCATAAGGTAGTGGGTGCATAGGAGAACGATAACCTGATGAAAATCCAATTTCAAGTCAAGCAGGGATAAGCAAGAAACAGCACAACCACATGATATCACAAATTATCTAGAAAGGTGAGCTGCTTCAAGTTTCTCACCCCGGCACTCAGGATCATGGCACTTCTGGTAGTAGCAAGACCTTCTGAAATCCACAACATACATCACTGTGACGAACACAGAAGGCAAGTCACACAAAATATTTACCTAACATACTGATATCCTAATGATCTCGATggtgaaattgaaaattttccacTAGCTCTTCAATAGCACATGAATTCCACAAAATGGTGTCCAAAAAAGTTAAGGCACAACTAGAACATAAAGCCATTTCAAATTGCATGGACAAGCATGTGAAGACAGCTAAAGAGCTTAATATCTTACCCATGTGTTATGGGCAATCTTCTACAATTCAGCAAGCACTGTGTACAAGAGTGGGACCAGGCCAAACCCAAAAAGTAGGCGAGCCATCACGCTCTGAGGTCTTGATTTATAGTTCAAGAGCTCATTGTCTTAGGCACCGTCCACAGGCAGGCAAGAGTGGAACCAAGCCAAACCAAAACCATGGGTGACCATCATGCTCTGAGAATCAATTTATAGTTCAGGAGTTCATTGTGGGGACCATCCACAAGAGTGGCACCAAGCCGAAACCAAAGCATAGGTGACCATCCTGCTCTGAGATCTCGATTTATAGTTCAAGCATTGTCTGAGACTCATGctggaagaaaacaaaatatgCTTGAACGTTACAGAAATGGAGGACTGGTTCAACTTTTATCTGCCAATGACGATGTAAGTCCAGACAGCTTGCagtatgaatcaaaatttctgGCTTATCCTGAGAGGAGAAAGGTGCTTTTATTTAATGCTTCACCATATACCAAACTTAATCAGGTTCAAACAACAATTATCAATTTTTGTCCTGTCCAGGCAGGTGCCAAAATTTTATCATATTGATAGTGCAAGTAACCAGGGATCTGTGCTTTTATagacaggggcggagggaggggagggcccgcctaggccatggccccaccctaatgaattgaaagaaaaaaaaaatacattgtaaaAGATAAAACCtctgtttggcccgcccctgaaaaaaatcctggctccgccccctGTTTATAGAACCATGTGTAGAGTATAGAAATGTGGAAAGTTTACTACCTGCCCAACCTAGAATGCTAGAACAGGTCAATCCCTAAGCTTACAAGCATGTTTAAGACTAGCAGTGGATTTGGATTGGTGGTTCAGTAGTCATGACGTTGAGTTCATTTCCCCCACAAGGAGAACTAAAATTGGTTGCATCCAGTCAAACCAACATTAGCAGGCAGGTCTCAGAAATTGGACAAACTGGTGTGAAATACACAAAAACCTACGGTCtcaaaatattaattaaaaaactgaCAAATTCAACTGCCATAGGAGAATAGAAGCAACAAATTAATATGCATACACCGACAGACAAAATCATACTCCAGTAGAAATACAAAAGATTCATGCAAAATTCATATGCATGAGCTTAATAATTTAGAAAGTTCCACATCCTATAAAAATGACCGAAAGTGCAAAAATCTGTGTAAACTAAGCAACAAATTCCATTATTGTCTACAATTATATCCATAGACAGAACATGCTCATCAACATCTCTTTAGAGGAACAGACGAACATAAATCTTGCTCAAACCCCGccattttcctttcaaagaTCCTAGCCGCCAGTAAATAAACACAATAAGTTTAAATTACAACAAATTCTAGGCATTTGATGTGGTCAGGT
This genomic interval carries:
- the LOC116261602 gene encoding uncharacterized protein LOC116261602; the encoded protein is MRRGKGKKATGGADSAPIPEWAEPMNGSHVDEVEELLRVAQDDVFLRLNVNSHRLHSSSSGLDADLDRRFAALKVPSAQKPNPSAACNESEEKRGQIGDGKSGDVFGAELSARFLALKGPMKGEADVAMKQPMDSLSVAAGNGCGEDEDFDSEVQKLLEWAKDAARLDSSRSDEEDEGSDGDDDDDDDESDDDRAESKMKVEVGKKEKRKQ